A genomic window from Streptomyces mirabilis includes:
- a CDS encoding methylated-DNA--[protein]-cysteine S-methyltransferase: protein MNSDGQDEQRVVWAVVGTDIGPLLLAATPDGLVNVVFHATDAVRDKALERLAARLGTQPVEAPGSPLLAESIRQVTAYFAGERRDFELPLDWSLISGFNRQVLRQLAAGVPYGGVVGYGDLARRVGQPGAAQAVGVAMGSNPLPVVVPCHRVVESDGGIGGFGGGLETKRKLLALEGVLPEPLF, encoded by the coding sequence ATGAACAGCGATGGGCAGGACGAACAGCGGGTGGTGTGGGCCGTCGTCGGCACGGACATCGGTCCGCTGCTGCTGGCGGCGACACCGGACGGCCTGGTGAACGTGGTCTTCCACGCCACGGACGCGGTGCGCGACAAGGCGCTCGAGCGGCTCGCCGCGCGTCTGGGCACCCAGCCGGTCGAGGCACCCGGGTCACCGCTCCTCGCCGAGTCGATACGCCAGGTCACGGCGTACTTCGCGGGCGAGCGGCGGGACTTCGAGCTGCCGCTGGACTGGTCGCTGATCTCCGGGTTCAACCGTCAGGTGCTGCGCCAGCTGGCCGCGGGAGTTCCGTACGGCGGGGTCGTGGGCTATGGCGACCTGGCCCGACGGGTCGGCCAGCCGGGCGCGGCACAGGCCGTGGGCGTGGCCATGGGCTCGAACCCGCTGCCGGTCGTCGTGCCGTGCCACCGGGTGGTGGAGAGCGACGGCGGCATCGGGGGGTTCGGGGGCGGCCTGGAGACCAAGCGGAAGCTGCTGGCGCTGGAAGGGGTACTGCCGGAGCCGTTGTTCTGA
- a CDS encoding MFS transporter encodes MTSVERQLAVPVDAEEIAALRRRITAVLIAGQILGGLGVATGIALATVLAKQVSGTESLSGLAPTATVTGTAVLSVPLAALMTARGRRPGLVLAYLIGASGAGVVVVAACVGSFPLLLLGMAGFGAASSANLQARFAAADLAEPQRRARAISNVVWATTIGAVLGPNIAAPAGRSVSGLGIPEAAGPFLWAAGVFLLSALLVAVLLRPDPLLTARALAPVEEQSAQARSIRAGFAAVAASARARLALVTVAVSHTAMVSIMSMTPVDLGHHGASIDLIGLVISGHIAGMYAFSPLMGRLSDRLGRLSGIGLAVGLLACAALLAGTAGGSHGQIAAGLFVLGLGWSSGLVSGSALLTDSVPQAARAAAQGVSDLTMNTAAGLGGATAGLVVAQASYGWLNLLAACLLVPLGGLALFTRRRGRSRR; translated from the coding sequence GTGACCTCCGTCGAGCGGCAGCTCGCCGTGCCCGTGGACGCCGAGGAGATAGCGGCGCTGCGGCGCCGCATCACCGCCGTACTCATCGCCGGTCAGATCCTCGGCGGGCTCGGCGTCGCCACCGGCATCGCGCTCGCCACCGTGCTGGCCAAGCAGGTCAGTGGCACCGAGTCGCTCTCCGGGCTCGCGCCCACCGCGACGGTCACCGGCACGGCGGTGCTCTCCGTGCCGCTGGCCGCGCTGATGACCGCGCGGGGGCGCCGCCCGGGCCTGGTGCTGGCCTACCTCATCGGGGCGTCGGGAGCGGGCGTCGTCGTGGTCGCCGCGTGTGTGGGGAGCTTTCCGCTGCTGCTGCTCGGCATGGCGGGCTTCGGCGCGGCCTCGTCGGCGAACCTCCAGGCGCGGTTCGCGGCCGCCGATCTGGCCGAGCCGCAGCGGCGTGCCCGAGCCATCTCGAACGTGGTGTGGGCGACCACGATCGGAGCGGTGCTGGGGCCCAACATCGCCGCGCCCGCCGGACGGAGCGTCTCCGGGCTCGGGATACCCGAGGCGGCGGGGCCGTTCCTCTGGGCGGCCGGGGTCTTCCTCCTGTCCGCGCTGCTGGTGGCCGTGCTGCTGCGGCCCGATCCCCTGCTGACCGCCCGGGCGCTGGCACCCGTCGAGGAGCAGTCGGCTCAGGCGCGTTCCATCCGCGCCGGTTTCGCCGCGGTCGCCGCCTCGGCGCGTGCCAGGCTGGCGCTCGTGACCGTGGCCGTCTCGCACACCGCGATGGTCTCGATCATGTCGATGACCCCTGTCGACCTCGGACACCACGGGGCGAGCATCGATCTGATCGGGCTGGTGATCAGTGGCCACATCGCGGGCATGTACGCGTTCTCGCCCCTCATGGGGCGGCTCTCGGACCGGCTCGGACGGCTCTCGGGAATCGGGCTCGCCGTGGGCCTGCTGGCCTGCGCGGCACTCCTCGCGGGCACGGCGGGCGGCAGCCACGGACAGATCGCCGCGGGGCTCTTCGTCCTGGGCCTTGGCTGGTCGTCCGGGCTCGTGTCCGGCTCGGCGCTCCTGACGGACTCGGTGCCCCAGGCCGCGCGGGCCGCCGCCCAGGGGGTGTCCGACCTGACCATGAACACGGCGGCCGGCCTCGGTGGGGCGACCGCCGGTCTCGTCGTCGCACAGGCGAGCTACGGGTGGCTGAACCTCCTCGCCGCGTGCCTGCTGGTGCCACTGGGCGGGCTGGCGCTGTTCACGCGGCGCCGAGGCCGAAGCCGCCGGTGA
- a CDS encoding cupin domain-containing protein, producing MTTNTQATPSFAVHIPDAELEPEPLDPAQVVSGAPVVSGKVLWESADGKQLRGIWQITPGVVTDTEADELFVVVSGRATIEVEGGDVIEVGPGDAAVLREGDRTTWTVHETLRKAYHISL from the coding sequence ATGACCACGAACACGCAGGCCACCCCGTCCTTCGCCGTGCACATCCCCGACGCCGAGCTGGAACCGGAGCCCCTGGACCCGGCTCAGGTCGTCTCCGGTGCTCCGGTGGTGAGCGGCAAGGTGCTGTGGGAGTCGGCTGACGGCAAGCAACTGCGCGGCATCTGGCAGATCACGCCCGGCGTGGTGACGGACACCGAGGCCGACGAACTCTTCGTCGTCGTCAGTGGCCGCGCCACGATCGAGGTCGAGGGCGGTGACGTGATCGAGGTGGGCCCGGGCGACGCGGCCGTGCTGCGCGAGGGCGACCGTACGACGTGGACCGTGCACGAGACGCTCCGCAAGGCGTACCACATCAGCCTCTGA
- a CDS encoding VOC family protein yields the protein MTDNSARLDHVVLWVRDPVASADFYEKSVGLEPVRVAEYAEGKAPFPSVRLNGETIFDLMALPMAAYMNMIPGAADSAGHPVNHVCLSLQEADFDALHTRLEERSVPLSGFSYDSFGARGMAKRSFYFQDPDGNVFEARHYD from the coding sequence ATGACGGACAACTCGGCACGTCTTGACCATGTCGTCCTGTGGGTGCGCGATCCGGTCGCCTCGGCCGACTTCTACGAGAAGTCGGTCGGCCTGGAACCCGTGAGGGTCGCCGAATACGCGGAGGGCAAGGCACCGTTTCCCTCCGTGCGCCTCAATGGAGAGACCATTTTCGACCTCATGGCCCTCCCCATGGCCGCGTACATGAACATGATCCCGGGCGCCGCTGACAGCGCGGGGCACCCCGTCAACCACGTATGCCTGTCTCTCCAGGAGGCCGATTTCGACGCGCTGCACACACGTCTGGAGGAACGGTCCGTTCCCCTCTCGGGCTTCTCGTACGACTCCTTCGGCGCCCGTGGCATGGCCAAGCGCAGCTTCTACTTCCAGGACCCGGACGGAAACGTGTTCGAGGCACGCCACTACGACTAG
- a CDS encoding pseudouridine-5'-phosphate glycosidase, with amino-acid sequence MIVVSEEVREALDARRPVVALESTIIAHGLPRPRNLQVALELEDVVRREGAVPATIAVLNGRPHVGLDKEQLERVANEDGIRKLGHRDLPLAVAARASGATTVSATALLAALAGVRVFATGGLGGVHREWTVTQDESADLGLLARTRITVVCAGVKSILDVPATLQRLETLGVAVAGYGTGRFPGFYLSDSGHPVDWTLDSPGQVADVMRAQDALDGPESALIVANPVPEEEQLDPALHARVLAEALRACEAEGVSGQAVTPFLLDHLVRHTDGASLSANLAAVRGNVRLAGRIAAAWAGA; translated from the coding sequence GTGATCGTGGTGTCCGAAGAGGTGCGGGAGGCGCTCGACGCGCGCCGGCCGGTGGTGGCCCTGGAGTCGACGATCATCGCGCACGGACTGCCCCGCCCGCGCAATCTGCAGGTCGCGCTGGAGCTGGAGGACGTCGTACGACGGGAGGGCGCCGTACCGGCGACGATCGCCGTGCTGAACGGGCGGCCCCATGTCGGACTGGACAAGGAGCAGCTGGAGCGGGTCGCCAACGAGGACGGGATCCGCAAGCTGGGGCACCGCGATCTGCCACTCGCGGTGGCGGCGCGCGCGAGCGGCGCGACGACCGTGTCCGCGACGGCGCTGCTGGCCGCTCTCGCGGGCGTCCGCGTGTTCGCGACGGGCGGCCTCGGCGGGGTGCACCGGGAATGGACGGTGACGCAGGACGAGTCGGCGGACCTGGGCCTGCTGGCGCGGACCCGGATCACGGTGGTGTGCGCGGGCGTCAAGTCGATCCTGGACGTGCCGGCGACGCTGCAGCGCCTGGAGACACTGGGGGTCGCGGTGGCCGGGTACGGTACCGGCCGCTTCCCGGGCTTCTATCTGTCCGACTCGGGACATCCCGTGGACTGGACGTTGGACTCCCCCGGGCAGGTGGCGGACGTCATGCGCGCGCAGGACGCGCTGGACGGCCCGGAGTCGGCGCTCATCGTGGCGAACCCGGTCCCCGAGGAGGAGCAGCTCGATCCCGCGCTCCACGCGCGCGTGCTCGCCGAGGCGTTGCGGGCGTGCGAGGCGGAGGGCGTGAGCGGGCAGGCCGTGACGCCGTTCCTGCTCGATCATCTGGTGCGGCACACCGACGGCGCCTCGCTGAGCGCCAATCTGGCGGCGGTGCGCGGCAACGTACGACTCGCGGGACGGATCGCGGCGGCCTGGGCCGGGGCGTGA
- a CDS encoding sugar kinase: MGPATGALLVVGDVVTDIVARHHGPLAAGTDTAAAIRTLPGGAGANVACWAAHWGRAEVRLLGRVGADAAAWHERELVACGVRPLLVVDPQAPTGTVICLVDQGASAERTFLTDSGASLRLDPDDWSPALLDGVARLHLSGYLFFSEPSRALVSVALESARARGVPVSLDPASAGFLTELGADRFLALAEGVDLLLPSRDEAFLLTGLPDPADAAAKLSRHVPLVVAKQGPDGALVARSGAVRAHVPAVPADPRDTTGAGDAFTGAFLAALLAGAEPEAAAVEGCRAGAMAVERVGGRPEGARVR; the protein is encoded by the coding sequence GTGGGCCCGGCGACGGGGGCGCTGCTCGTCGTCGGTGACGTGGTCACGGACATCGTCGCCCGGCACCATGGACCGCTCGCGGCGGGCACCGACACGGCCGCCGCGATCCGGACCCTCCCGGGCGGGGCCGGCGCCAACGTCGCGTGCTGGGCCGCGCATTGGGGCCGCGCGGAGGTGCGGCTGCTGGGCCGGGTGGGGGCGGATGCCGCCGCTTGGCACGAGCGCGAGCTGGTGGCCTGCGGCGTACGCCCCCTCCTCGTCGTCGATCCGCAGGCGCCGACGGGGACGGTGATCTGCCTGGTGGACCAGGGTGCCTCGGCCGAGCGGACGTTCCTCACCGACAGCGGGGCCTCCCTGCGGCTCGACCCCGACGACTGGTCGCCCGCGCTGCTCGACGGTGTCGCGCGGCTGCATCTGTCGGGCTATCTGTTCTTCTCCGAACCGAGCCGGGCGCTGGTGTCGGTGGCTCTGGAGTCGGCACGCGCGCGTGGGGTCCCGGTCAGCCTGGACCCCGCGTCGGCGGGGTTCCTCACGGAACTGGGCGCGGACCGTTTTCTCGCGCTCGCCGAGGGCGTCGACCTGCTGCTGCCCAGTCGCGACGAGGCGTTCCTGCTGACGGGACTGCCCGATCCGGCGGACGCGGCGGCCAAGTTGAGCCGCCACGTCCCCCTGGTCGTCGCGAAGCAGGGTCCCGACGGGGCCCTGGTGGCCCGCTCGGGCGCCGTACGGGCCCATGTCCCCGCGGTGCCCGCGGACCCTCGCGACACCACGGGCGCCGGAGACGCCTTCACCGGGGCGTTCCTCGCCGCCCTTCTCGCGGGCGCCGAGCCCGAGGCGGCGGCGGTGGAGGGGTGCAGGGCGGGGGCGATGGCGGTGGAGCGGGTCGGGGGCAGGCCCGAGGGGGCGCGGGTCCGGTAG
- a CDS encoding methyltransferase domain-containing protein → MTQTDGYLLDNRQTEAGQRFDAFAALFDPTTFRHIERFGIGSGWRCWEVGAGGTSVVSWLAKKVGPTGRVVATDIDTSWADAAARPPVEIRVHDVGAEEPAGEGFDLVHARLVLVHVPDRERALRSMVKALRPGGRLLVEDADPALQPLLCPDEHGPEQQLANRLRHGFRKLLAERGADLSYGRKLPRLLREAGLREVEADAYFPVTSTACADLESATVRQIRDQLVTAGIATDEDIDRHLANVASGSMDLATAPMISAWGRK, encoded by the coding sequence ATGACGCAAACCGACGGCTATCTCCTCGACAACCGGCAGACCGAGGCGGGGCAGCGCTTCGACGCCTTCGCCGCTCTCTTCGACCCCACCACCTTCCGGCACATCGAGCGCTTCGGCATCGGTTCCGGCTGGCGCTGCTGGGAGGTCGGCGCGGGTGGCACGTCCGTGGTGTCCTGGCTCGCCAAGAAGGTCGGCCCGACCGGGCGGGTCGTCGCGACCGACATCGACACGTCGTGGGCGGACGCCGCGGCCCGCCCGCCGGTCGAGATCCGGGTGCACGACGTGGGCGCCGAGGAACCGGCGGGGGAGGGCTTCGACCTCGTGCACGCACGGCTCGTGCTGGTTCATGTGCCGGACCGGGAGCGGGCGTTGCGGTCGATGGTCAAGGCACTGCGGCCCGGCGGGCGGCTTCTCGTCGAGGACGCCGACCCCGCGCTGCAACCGCTGCTCTGCCCCGATGAGCACGGCCCCGAGCAACAGCTCGCGAACCGGCTGAGGCACGGTTTCCGCAAGCTGCTCGCCGAGCGCGGCGCCGACCTTTCCTACGGCCGCAAACTCCCTCGCCTGCTGCGGGAAGCGGGACTGCGCGAGGTGGAGGCCGACGCGTACTTCCCCGTCACCTCGACCGCCTGCGCAGACCTCGAGTCCGCGACGGTCCGTCAGATCCGCGACCAGCTCGTCACGGCGGGAATCGCCACCGACGAGGACATCGACCGTCACCTGGCCAACGTGGCCTCCGGCTCCATGGATCTGGCGACCGCGCCGATGATCTCGGCCTGGGGACGCAAGTAG
- a CDS encoding magnesium and cobalt transport protein CorA → MSMAGNLRKVTSLGKVGGLRKVARLARRRTRVDLSHHARSPLGTAVVNCVAYHDGARVPGGRDLVETVERIRKSDEGFVWLGLHEPTDLEFAGIADLFDLHPLAVEDAVEAHQRPKLERYGDTLFAVFKTVCYVEHKELTATSEVVNTGEIMVFVGSDFVITVRHGRHGSLGPLREELEADTRQLAKGPAAVLHAIADHVVDDYVHVTDSVQEDIDQVEADVFAENGARADAGRIYQLKRELLELKRAVVPLARPVQELATRPIRVIAPEIQAYFRDVSDHLLRVTEQIAAFDELLNSILQAHLAQVTVAQNEDMRKITAWAAVIAVPTMVCGLYGMNFDHMPELHWRFGYPIAIGVITLACLVLYRGFRRNGWL, encoded by the coding sequence ATGTCCATGGCAGGCAATCTGCGAAAGGTCACGAGCCTCGGCAAGGTCGGTGGGCTCCGCAAGGTGGCGCGGCTGGCCCGGCGGCGTACACGTGTCGACCTGAGTCACCACGCCCGGTCCCCGCTGGGCACGGCGGTGGTGAACTGCGTGGCGTATCACGACGGCGCCAGGGTCCCGGGCGGACGCGATCTCGTCGAGACCGTGGAGCGGATCCGCAAGAGCGACGAGGGTTTCGTCTGGCTCGGACTGCACGAGCCCACGGACCTGGAGTTCGCCGGCATAGCCGACCTCTTCGACCTGCACCCACTGGCCGTCGAGGACGCGGTGGAGGCCCATCAGCGGCCGAAGCTGGAGCGGTACGGCGACACGCTCTTCGCGGTGTTCAAAACGGTCTGCTACGTCGAGCACAAGGAGCTGACGGCGACCAGCGAGGTGGTGAACACCGGTGAGATCATGGTCTTCGTCGGGTCCGACTTCGTCATCACCGTGCGGCACGGACGGCACGGGTCGCTGGGGCCGCTGCGCGAGGAGCTGGAGGCGGACACCCGTCAACTCGCCAAGGGCCCGGCCGCGGTGCTGCACGCGATCGCCGACCATGTGGTCGACGACTACGTGCATGTCACGGACTCGGTCCAGGAGGACATCGACCAGGTCGAGGCGGATGTGTTCGCCGAGAACGGCGCGCGGGCGGACGCGGGCCGCATCTACCAGCTCAAGCGCGAACTCCTGGAACTGAAGCGGGCGGTGGTGCCACTCGCCCGCCCCGTCCAGGAGCTCGCCACCCGGCCGATACGGGTGATCGCCCCGGAGATACAGGCGTACTTCCGGGACGTCTCCGACCATCTGCTGCGGGTCACCGAGCAGATCGCCGCCTTCGACGAACTGCTCAACTCGATCCTGCAGGCGCACCTCGCGCAGGTGACGGTGGCGCAGAACGAGGACATGCGGAAGATCACGGCATGGGCGGCGGTCATCGCCGTACCGACGATGGTCTGCGGGCTCTACGGGATGAACTTCGACCACATGCCGGAACTGCACTGGCGGTTCGGTTACCCGATAGCCATCGGCGTGATCACCCTCGCCTGCCTCGTCCTGTACCGGGGGTTCCGGCGCAACGGCTGGCTGTGA
- a CDS encoding CBS domain-containing protein: MTTAGDIMHRGAQWIPAHETLDRAAQLMRELNVGALPISDENERLCGILTDRDIVVGCVAMGHDPAQVTAGEMAQGTPRWIESGADVGEVLQEMKGHQIRRLPVIENKRLVGMISEADLAQHLTDEQLAAWVESVYARSATR, encoded by the coding sequence ATGACCACCGCCGGAGACATCATGCACCGTGGTGCCCAGTGGATCCCCGCTCACGAGACCCTGGACCGCGCAGCCCAGCTGATGCGTGAGCTCAACGTGGGCGCGCTGCCCATCAGTGACGAGAACGAACGGCTCTGCGGCATCCTCACCGACCGCGACATCGTTGTCGGTTGTGTCGCCATGGGCCACGACCCGGCCCAGGTCACCGCGGGCGAGATGGCCCAGGGCACCCCGCGCTGGATCGAGTCGGGCGCCGACGTCGGCGAGGTGCTCCAGGAGATGAAGGGGCACCAGATCCGCCGGCTTCCCGTGATCGAGAACAAACGACTCGTCGGCATGATCAGCGAGGCCGACCTGGCCCAGCATCTGACGGACGAACAGCTTGCCGCGTGGGTCGAGAGCGTCTACGCGAGGAGCGCGACGCGCTGA
- a CDS encoding uridine kinase — MRLEAITWERLGDLLAERLLDLKPDDGSPWPRIAFDGAPAAHPGDLARRVSEALRIRGRSSLVVGTEGFLRPASLRLEYGHEDAEAYYNGWVDTGALWREVFGPLDPGGDGRVLPDLWDPASDRATRSAYVQLPPGGVLLLHGPFLLRHWFPFDLSVHVLLSPGALRRRTPEPEHWTLPAFERYETEVDPGATADVLVRADDPRHPAWNG, encoded by the coding sequence GTGCGACTCGAAGCGATCACTTGGGAACGGCTCGGCGACCTCCTCGCCGAGCGCCTGCTCGACCTGAAACCGGACGACGGCAGTCCGTGGCCGCGGATCGCCTTCGACGGAGCCCCCGCCGCCCACCCCGGTGACCTCGCCCGCCGCGTCAGTGAGGCGCTGCGCATACGCGGCCGGTCCTCGCTCGTCGTCGGCACGGAGGGCTTCCTGCGCCCCGCGTCACTCCGGCTCGAATACGGTCACGAGGACGCCGAGGCGTACTACAACGGCTGGGTCGACACCGGCGCCCTGTGGCGCGAGGTCTTCGGCCCGCTCGACCCCGGCGGGGACGGCCGCGTCCTGCCCGACCTCTGGGACCCGGCCAGCGACCGCGCCACCCGCAGCGCCTATGTCCAGCTCCCGCCCGGCGGGGTGCTGTTGCTCCACGGCCCCTTCCTGCTTCGGCACTGGTTCCCGTTCGACCTGAGCGTCCACGTCCTCCTCTCCCCGGGCGCCCTTCGTCGCCGTACTCCGGAACCAGAGCACTGGACCCTGCCCGCCTTCGAGCGCTACGAGACGGAAGTGGACCCGGGCGCCACGGCCGACGTCCTGGTCCGCGCCGACGATCCGCGCCACCCCGCGTGGAACGGCTGA
- a CDS encoding DUF2293 domain-containing protein: MAPIATPLPRGGLLVIQPLKQRRCVECRSGPLALLVLEEGEPRCLDCADLGHLVFLPRGDTALTRRSREGSALSAVVVRFNRRRSRYERQGVLVEEVALARAEERCLADAEARRRRRARDARRRETEDLRFTEAFAREIRGLFPGCPADRAHAIAAHASVRGSGRVGRSAAGRALSEAAVTAAVRAAVRHTDTPYDQLLMSGVPRHEARRRIAAAVEARLEGWQDERAARA, translated from the coding sequence ATGGCACCGATCGCAACTCCCCTGCCCCGTGGCGGACTTCTCGTCATCCAGCCGCTGAAGCAGCGCCGCTGTGTCGAGTGCCGGAGTGGACCGTTGGCGCTGCTGGTGCTGGAGGAGGGGGAGCCACGCTGTCTGGACTGCGCGGACCTGGGACACCTCGTGTTCCTGCCGCGGGGCGACACCGCGCTGACGCGCCGGTCGCGGGAGGGCAGCGCGCTGTCGGCGGTGGTGGTGCGCTTCAACCGGCGGCGGAGCCGGTACGAGCGGCAGGGCGTCCTCGTCGAGGAGGTGGCGCTCGCCCGGGCCGAGGAGCGGTGCCTGGCGGACGCGGAGGCGCGACGGCGGCGGCGGGCGCGGGACGCGCGGCGGCGGGAGACGGAGGACCTGCGCTTCACGGAGGCGTTCGCACGGGAGATACGCGGTCTTTTTCCCGGCTGTCCCGCCGACCGGGCGCACGCGATCGCCGCGCACGCCTCGGTGCGCGGGAGCGGGCGGGTGGGGCGCAGTGCCGCGGGCCGTGCGCTGTCCGAGGCCGCGGTGACGGCTGCGGTCCGTGCCGCCGTACGGCACACGGACACTCCGTACGACCAGTTGCTGATGAGCGGCGTGCCGCGGCACGAGGCGCGCCGGCGGATCGCGGCCGCGGTGGAGGCGCGGCTTGAGGGGTGGCAGGACGAGCGCGCGGCACGCGCGTGA
- a CDS encoding DUF1772 domain-containing protein has protein sequence MIDGPYFVLTVLGVLGCGLVAGVFCGFSTFVMRGLAELPPAPGVAAMNAINGAAVRPAFMLVFVGSAGLCAVLAVVTFVLLPDEGTVELLLGSALYLFGTFGVTVVANVPRNDALLKLAPGTPEAAVYWRSYVREWTMWNHIRTVASAAAAVSYTLALT, from the coding sequence GTGATCGATGGACCGTATTTCGTGCTGACCGTGCTGGGGGTGCTCGGCTGTGGGCTGGTGGCCGGGGTGTTCTGCGGGTTCTCGACGTTCGTGATGCGGGGGCTCGCCGAGTTGCCGCCCGCGCCGGGCGTGGCGGCGATGAACGCGATCAACGGGGCCGCGGTGCGCCCGGCGTTCATGCTCGTGTTCGTCGGGTCGGCGGGGCTGTGTGCCGTGCTCGCCGTGGTCACCTTCGTGCTGCTGCCCGACGAGGGGACGGTGGAGCTGTTGCTGGGCAGCGCGCTGTATCTGTTCGGGACGTTCGGGGTGACGGTCGTCGCGAACGTCCCGCGCAACGACGCGCTGCTGAAGCTGGCCCCGGGTACGCCGGAGGCCGCTGTGTACTGGCGTTCGTATGTGCGCGAGTGGACGATGTGGAACCACATCCGCACGGTCGCGTCGGCCGCCGCGGCGGTCTCGTACACGCTGGCCCTCACCTGA
- a CDS encoding glutamate synthase subunit beta, protein MADPKGFMTTPREEYPRRPVEERVRDWNEVYVPGALLPIISRQADRCMDCGIPFCHDACPLGNLIPEWNDLVSREDWRAASDRLHATNNFPEFTGRLCPAPCEAGCVLAINQPAVTIKNVEVAIADRAWADGFTPPRPPDRLSGRTVAVIGSGPAGLAAAQQLTRAGHTVAVYERADRIGGLLRYGIPAFKMEKRHLDRRLEQMRAEGTKFRTSTAIGRDLGAAELRARYDAVVLAVGATAWRELDVPGRELTGIHQAMEYLPLADRVCEGDLEVSPLSAAGKHVVIVGGGDTGADCLGTAVREGAASVTQLDIYPQPESERDEDVEPWPTYPKIYRLSAAHEEARDLETAPAADADARLFAASTLHFTGDADGHVRSLHLVEVDERRRPVPGSGRTLPADLVLLALGFSGPDRHDGLIDQLGLVLDARGTITRDTDFATNVPKVYVAGDAARGQSLIVWAIAEGRAVAAAVDRALAGTSQLPAPIGPYDRPMTA, encoded by the coding sequence ATGGCCGATCCCAAGGGATTCATGACCACTCCGCGCGAGGAGTATCCCCGCCGGCCCGTCGAGGAACGGGTGCGGGACTGGAACGAGGTGTACGTCCCCGGTGCGCTCCTGCCGATCATCAGCAGGCAGGCCGACCGCTGTATGGACTGCGGCATCCCGTTCTGCCACGACGCCTGCCCGCTGGGCAATCTGATTCCCGAGTGGAACGACCTCGTCTCGCGCGAGGACTGGCGGGCGGCGAGCGACCGGTTGCACGCGACGAACAACTTTCCCGAGTTCACCGGCCGGCTGTGCCCCGCGCCCTGCGAGGCGGGCTGTGTGCTCGCGATCAACCAGCCCGCGGTGACCATCAAGAACGTCGAGGTCGCCATCGCCGACCGCGCCTGGGCGGACGGATTCACGCCACCGCGTCCACCGGACCGGCTCTCGGGCCGCACGGTCGCGGTGATCGGGTCGGGGCCCGCCGGGCTCGCCGCGGCGCAGCAGCTGACCCGGGCCGGGCACACCGTCGCCGTGTACGAGCGGGCCGACCGGATCGGTGGACTGCTGCGGTACGGGATCCCCGCGTTCAAGATGGAGAAGCGGCATCTGGACCGGCGGCTGGAACAGATGCGGGCGGAGGGCACGAAGTTCCGGACGTCCACGGCGATCGGGCGGGACCTCGGGGCGGCCGAGCTGCGGGCGCGCTACGACGCCGTCGTGCTCGCGGTGGGCGCCACGGCCTGGCGCGAACTGGACGTTCCGGGGCGGGAGTTGACCGGCATCCATCAGGCGATGGAGTATCTGCCGTTGGCCGACCGGGTGTGCGAGGGGGATCTGGAGGTCTCGCCCTTGTCCGCGGCCGGGAAGCACGTCGTCATCGTCGGCGGCGGTGACACGGGTGCCGACTGTCTGGGGACCGCCGTGCGCGAGGGCGCCGCGTCCGTGACCCAGCTCGACATCTATCCGCAGCCGGAGTCCGAGCGCGACGAGGACGTCGAGCCGTGGCCGACCTACCCGAAGATCTACCGGCTCTCGGCCGCGCACGAGGAGGCCCGCGACCTGGAGACGGCGCCCGCCGCAGACGCGGACGCGCGCCTCTTCGCGGCGTCCACGCTCCACTTCACCGGGGACGCGGACGGGCATGTGCGCTCCCTGCACCTGGTCGAGGTCGACGAGCGGCGCCGCCCGGTCCCCGGCTCCGGGCGGACCCTCCCCGCCGACCTCGTGCTGCTCGCTCTCGGCTTCTCGGGGCCCGACCGGCACGACGGGCTGATCGACCAGCTCGGCCTGGTCCTCGACGCGCGCGGCACGATCACCCGCGACACCGACTTCGCGACCAACGTTCCCAAGGTGTATGTCGCCGGGGACGCGGCCCGCGGGCAGTCGCTCATCGTGTGGGCGATCGCCGAGGGGCGGGCGGTGGCGGCCGCCGTGGACCGCGCGCTGGCCGGGACATCGCAGCTGCCGGCGCCGATCGGACCGTACGACCGCCCCATGACCGCGTAG